In Malus sylvestris chromosome 16, drMalSylv7.2, whole genome shotgun sequence, the following are encoded in one genomic region:
- the LOC126606756 gene encoding uncharacterized protein LOC126606756 translates to MRSSGLVDPGWDHGVAQDERKKKVKCNYCGKIVSGGIYRLKQHLARVSGEVTYCDKAPDDVYLSMKTNMEGSRSHKKPRLSDDIGQAYLNFQSNDDEEDVQVGYRSKGKQLVGERNLAMKLTPLRSLGYVDPGWEHGVAQDEKKKKVKCNYCEKIVSGGINRFKQHLARIPGEVAPCKHAPDDVYVKIKENMKWHRTGRRQRQPDSKDTSNFDPLSDNEDQDDDQMEAVLPHMSQERLIDGDRRLGQNVRNTFLSLPSTGSEPLFKRSRLDSLFVTAPKSLPPQSYKQGRVRTMSNKISHKEVISGICKFFYHAGVPQQAADSLYFHKMLELVGQYGQGLVAPPSQLISGRFLQEEIATIRNYLVEYKASWATTGCSIMADSWRDAEGRILINFLASGPNGVYFVSSVDATEIVEDALNLFMLLDKVVEEMGEENVIQVITPNTPSYKAAGKMLEEKRKNLFWTPCATSCIDQMLEDFLRIRCVAECMETGQKVTKLIYNHVWLLNFMKSDFTQGKELLRPSITRFASSFATLQSLLDHKTGLKRMFQSNKWISSQCSKSFEGKQVENIVLNAAFWKKLQFVRNSVNPIMQILQKVESGDCLSMSSIYNDMCRAKIAIKAIHGNKVHKYEPFWSVIESHWNSLFYHPVYVAAYYLNPSYRYRPDFMAHTEVMRGLNECIVRLEPDHSNRISASMQISDYNSAKADFGTELAISTRTELDPAAWWQQHGISCLELQRIAVRILSQTCSSFGCEHNWSIYDQLYSLRSNRLAQKRLNELIYVHYNLRLREQQLRRRPENSISLDNVLLDRLLDDWIVDAAENDLLENEEVLYNEIEQVDEYENDLVDYKCGMANGETRNGSIELVTLADGNVNPANAGVATDDDDEEEEEEADGDMNFFHDDMSD, encoded by the exons ATGCGCTCCTCTGGGCTTGTTGACCCTGGTTGGGACCATGGTGTTGCTCAAGatgagaggaagaaaaaggttaAATGCAATTACTGTGGAAAAATAGTTAGTGGTGGAATATACAGATTGAAGCAACATTTAGCCCGAGTTTCTGGAGAAGTTACTTATTGTGATAAAGCTCCGGATGATGTATACTTGAGTATGAAAACAAATATGGAAGGAAGTCGTTCTCATAAGAAACCTAGGCTTTCCGATGATATTGGCCAAGcatatttgaattttcaatCTAATGATGACGAAGAAGATGTGCAGGTTGGCTATAGAAGCAAAGGAAAGCAATTGGTGGGTGAGAGGAATTTAGCTATGAAATTGACTCCTCTTCGGTCGTTAGGGTATGTTGACCCTGGGTGGGAACACGGCGTTGCTCAggatgagaaaaagaaaaaggtgaaATGCAATTATTGCGAGAAAATAGTTAGTGGTGGTATCAATCGGTTTAAACAACATTTAGCTAGAATTCCTGGAGAAGTAGCACCTTGTAAACATGCTCCTGACGATGTCTATGTTAAAATAAAAGAGAACATGAAATGGCATCGTACTGGAAGAAGACAGAGACAACCTGATTCCAAGGACACGTCAAATTTTGATCCTCTGTCAGATAATGAAGACCAAGACGATGACCAAATGGAAGCTGTTCTGCCACATATGAGCCAGGAAAGATTGATCGATGGTGATAGGAGATTGGGCCAAAATGTGAGAAATACATTCTTGTCGCTGCCCAGTACTGGTTCTGAACCATTATTTAAAAGATCAAGGCTCGATTCCCTGTTCGTGACAGCTCCTAAGAGTTTGCCACCACAATCTTACAAGCAAGGAAGGGTCAGAACAatgtcaaataaaatttcccacaagGAAGTTATTTCTGGAATTTGCAAATTCTTTTACCATGCAGGAGTTCCTCAACAAGCAGCAGACTCCTTATACTTTCATAAGATGCTGGAATTGGTTGGCCAATATGGGCAGGGTTTGGTAGCACCTCCAAGTCAATTAATATCTGGTCGGTTTCTACAAGAGGAAATTGCAACCATTAGAAACTACCTGGTTGAGTATAAGGCATCTTGGGCAACCACTGGCTGTTCTATCATGGCTGACAGTTGGAGAGACGCTGAGGGTAGAATATTGATAAACTTTTTGGCTTCCGGTCCAAATGGTGTGTACTTTGTTTCTTCAGTTGATGCCACTGAAATAGTTGAAGATGCTTTGAATTTGTTTATGTTGCTGGACAAAGTCGTTGAAGAGATGGGGGAGGAAAATGTAATTCAg GTAATCACTCCAAATACTCCTAGTTATAAAGCTGCTGGAAAGATGCTTGAGGAGAAGAGAAAGAATTTATTCTGGACCCCATGTGCCACCAGTTGTatcgatcaaatgcttgaagatTTTTTGAGGATAAGATGTGTAGCAGAGTGCATGGAGACAGGCCAAAAAGTTACGAAGCTCATTTACAACCATGTTTGGTTGTTAAATTTTATGAAGAGTGATTTTACACAGGGGAAGGAACTTTTGAGACCATCTATTACCCGGTTTGCTTCTAGCTTTGCTACCTTACAAAGCTTGTTGGACCATAAGACTGGTCTTAAAAGAATGTTTCAATCAAACAAATGGATTTCATCACAGTGCTCCAAATCATTTGAGGGAAAACAGGTGGAAAATATCGTCTTAAATGCTGCATTTTGGAAGAAGTTACAGTTTGTTAGGAATTCAGTGAACCCGATAATGCAAATTCTTCAAAAGGTTGAGAGTGGTGACTGCTTGTCAATGTCATCTATATACAATGACATGTGCAGGGCTAAGATTGCAATAAAAGCCATTCATGGTAATAAAGTCCATAAATATGAACCATTTTGGAGCGTTATAGAAAGTCATTGGAACTCTCTGTTCTACCACCCCGTATATGTAGCTGCTTACTACTTAAATCCATCATACAGATATCGACCTGATTTTATGGCA CATACTGAGGTGATGCGTGGACTTAACGAATGCATTGTTCGGCTGGAGCCAGACCATTCAAATAGGATTTCTGCATCTATGCAG ATTTCTGATTACAATTCTGCTAAAGCTGATTTTGGAACCGAATTGGCAATCAGTACAAGAACAGAGCTTGATCCAG CTGCATGGTGGCAGCAACATGGGATAAGTTGCTTAGAGCTGCAGCGTATAGCTGTGCGTATATTGAGTCAGACATGCTCTTCTTTTGGGTGTGAGCATAACTGGAGTATATACGATCAATTGTACAGTCTAAGAAGTAATCGTTTAGCCCAAAAAAGATTAAATGAGCTCATCTACGTTCATTACAATTTGCGTCTTAGAGAACAGCAATTACGAAGAAGGCCGGAAAATTCAATCTCCCTCGACAATGTGCTGTTAGATCGGTTGCTAGATGACTGGATTGTAGATGCTGCGGAAAATGACTTGCTAGAAAATGAG GAGGTCCTTTACAACGAAATCGAACAGGTTGATGAATACGAGAATGATCTTGTTGATTACAAATGTGGAATGGCAAATGGAGAGACGAGGAATGGATCCATTGAGCTGGTAACCTTGGCTGATGGAAATGTCAATCCAGCCAATGCTGGTGTTGCCACCGATGATGAtgacgaggaggaggaggaggaggcggaTGGCGATATGAACTTTTTCCATGATGACATGAGTGATTAG
- the LOC126606763 gene encoding rRNA-processing protein fcf2-like, translating into MAERKAAIGLSWEPKLPAFSSGSGSKPRPEANPLWKPSTQLVDGLFVPPNDPVKRNKLAKKQIKDTAGTSWFDMPAPTMTPELQKDLQLLKLRNVMDPKRHYKKGDAQPNKYFQVGTVIESPLDFFSSRLTKKERKVSLAEEVLSDRNLGNYRKRKVREIEEKNRPGGNEKWKIKGKGSYQRAKQRRH; encoded by the exons ATGGCGGAAAGAAAGGCGGCGATTGGGCTCTCATGGGAGCCAAAGTTGCCGGCTTTTTCATCGGGGTCTGGCTCCAAACCTCGCCCCGAAGCCAATCCGCTTTGGAAACCCAGTACGCAGCTTGTCGATGGCCTCTTCGTTCCCCCGAATGACCCGGTAAAGAGGAACAAATTGGCCAAGAAGCAGATCAAAGACACTGCTGGAACAAGCTG GTTTGACATGCCTGCACCAACCATGACCccggagttgcagaaagatctCCAATTGCTCAAG TTAAGGAATGTTATGGATCCAAAGAGACATTACAAAAAGGGGGATGCACAACCGAACAAGTATTTCCAG GTAGGGACAGTGATAGAGTCCCCATTAGATTTCTTCTCAAGCAGACTGACAAAGAAGGAAAGGAAGGTGTCCCTTGCAGAGGAAGTGCTTTCTGATCGTAACCTTGGGAACTACAG AAAGCGGAAGGTTCGCGAGATAGAAGAGAAAAACCGGCCTGGTGGAAATGAAAAATGGAAGATAAAAGGGAAAGGGTCGTATCAGCGTGCAAAGCAAAGAAGGCACTGA
- the LOC126606760 gene encoding pyruvate dehydrogenase (acetyl-transferring) kinase, mitochondrial-like isoform X2, protein MAVKKACESFSKSLIDEVQRWGCMKQTGVSLRYMMEFGSRPTQRNFIISAQFLHKELPIRIARRATELESLPYGLSEKPAVLKVRDWYLDSFRDLRTFPDIKDAKDEKDFTQMIKAIKVRHNNVVPMMALGVQQLKKEKILHDDLDEIHQFLDRFYMSRIGIRMLIGQHVELHNPNPPPHCVGYIDTKMSPMEVAQNATEDARSICLREYGSAPNVTIYGDPSFTFPYVPTHLHTMVFELVKNSLRAVQERFMDSDKVAPPVRIIVADGIEDVTIKVSDEGGGIPRSGLPKIFTYLYSTASSHLDEHSDLSDADAVTMAGYGYGLPISRLYAMYFGGDLQMISMEGYGTDAYLHLSRLGDSQEPLS, encoded by the exons ATGGCGGTTAAGAAGGCGTGCGAGTCGTTCTCAAAGAGCTTGATCGACGAGGTGCAGAGATGGGGCTGTATGAAGCAGACGGGGGTGAGCCTCAGGTACATGATGGAGTTCGGGTCCCGTCCCACGCAGCGGAATTTCATAATCTCGGCGCAGTTTCTGCACAAGGAGCTCCCCATTCGGATTGCCAGGCGGGCGACTGAGCTCGAGAGCCTCCCTTACGGCTTGTCTGAGAAACCTGCCGTTTTGAAG gtACGGGACTGGTATTTGGATTCCTTCCGTGATCTTAGAACCTTTCCTGATATCAAGGATGCTAAAGATGAGAAGGATTTTACCCAAATGATTAAGGCGATTAAGGTGAGACACAACAATGTTGTCCCGATGATGGCTTTGGGTGTTCAGCAGTTGAAGAAAGAGAAGATTCTACATGACGATCTTGATGAGATTCACCAATTTTTGGATCGCTTCTACATGTCAAGAATTGGGATTCGCATGCTCATTG GCCAGCATGTTGAGTTGCACAATCCCAATCCCCCTCCTCATTGCGTGGGTTATATCGATACAAAGATGTCGCCCATGGAGGTAGCACAAAATGCCACTGAGGATGCCCGCTCAATCTGCCTACGTGAGTATGGCAGTGCACCTAATGTTACTATCTATGGGGATCCCAGTTTTACATTCCC GTATGTTCCAACACACTTGCATACTATGGTCTTTGAGTTGGTTAAGAACTCCTTACGTGCCGTCCAAGAGCGTTTCATGGACTCGGATAAAGTTGCACCTCCTGTTAGAATAATAGTGGCTGATGGAATTGAGGATGTCACTATCAAG GTCTCGGATGAGGGGGGTGGCATACCAAGAAGTGGTCTCCCCAAGATTTTTACATATCTTTACAGCACTGCAAGTAGCCATTTGGATGAGCATTCAGATCTTTCGGACGCTGATGCAGTTACAATGGCTGGATATGGATATGGGCTTCCTATTAGCCGCTTGTATGCTATGTACTTTGGAGGGGATTTACAAATGATCTCTATGGAAGGATATG GGACCGACGCGTATCTGCATCTGTCTCGCTTGGGAGATTCTCAGGAGCCATTGTCATGA
- the LOC126606760 gene encoding pyruvate dehydrogenase (acetyl-transferring) kinase, mitochondrial-like isoform X1 produces MAVKKACESFSKSLIDEVQRWGCMKQTGVSLRYMMEFGSRPTQRNFIISAQFLHKELPIRIARRATELESLPYGLSEKPAVLKVRDWYLDSFRDLRTFPDIKDAKDEKDFTQMIKAIKVRHNNVVPMMALGVQQLKKEKILHDDLDEIHQFLDRFYMSRIGIRMLIGQHVELHNPNPPPHCVGYIDTKMSPMEVAQNATEDARSICLREYGSAPNVTIYGDPSFTFPYVPTHLHTMVFELVKNSLRAVQERFMDSDKVAPPVRIIVADGIEDVTIKVSDEGGGIPRSGLPKIFTYLYSTASSHLDEHSDLSDADAVTMAGYGYGLPISRLYAMYFGGDLQMISMEGYESPVVVFLPHLHRASSTFSSPLCLEYLYMIVGDFPF; encoded by the exons ATGGCGGTTAAGAAGGCGTGCGAGTCGTTCTCAAAGAGCTTGATCGACGAGGTGCAGAGATGGGGCTGTATGAAGCAGACGGGGGTGAGCCTCAGGTACATGATGGAGTTCGGGTCCCGTCCCACGCAGCGGAATTTCATAATCTCGGCGCAGTTTCTGCACAAGGAGCTCCCCATTCGGATTGCCAGGCGGGCGACTGAGCTCGAGAGCCTCCCTTACGGCTTGTCTGAGAAACCTGCCGTTTTGAAG gtACGGGACTGGTATTTGGATTCCTTCCGTGATCTTAGAACCTTTCCTGATATCAAGGATGCTAAAGATGAGAAGGATTTTACCCAAATGATTAAGGCGATTAAGGTGAGACACAACAATGTTGTCCCGATGATGGCTTTGGGTGTTCAGCAGTTGAAGAAAGAGAAGATTCTACATGACGATCTTGATGAGATTCACCAATTTTTGGATCGCTTCTACATGTCAAGAATTGGGATTCGCATGCTCATTG GCCAGCATGTTGAGTTGCACAATCCCAATCCCCCTCCTCATTGCGTGGGTTATATCGATACAAAGATGTCGCCCATGGAGGTAGCACAAAATGCCACTGAGGATGCCCGCTCAATCTGCCTACGTGAGTATGGCAGTGCACCTAATGTTACTATCTATGGGGATCCCAGTTTTACATTCCC GTATGTTCCAACACACTTGCATACTATGGTCTTTGAGTTGGTTAAGAACTCCTTACGTGCCGTCCAAGAGCGTTTCATGGACTCGGATAAAGTTGCACCTCCTGTTAGAATAATAGTGGCTGATGGAATTGAGGATGTCACTATCAAG GTCTCGGATGAGGGGGGTGGCATACCAAGAAGTGGTCTCCCCAAGATTTTTACATATCTTTACAGCACTGCAAGTAGCCATTTGGATGAGCATTCAGATCTTTCGGACGCTGATGCAGTTACAATGGCTGGATATGGATATGGGCTTCCTATTAGCCGCTTGTATGCTATGTACTTTGGAGGGGATTTACAAATGATCTCTATGGAAGGATATG AGTCACCTGTCGTCGTCTTTTTGCCTCATTTGCACCGTGCTTCATCCACATTTTCAAGCCCGTTGTGTTTAGAATACTTGTACATGATCGTGGGGGACTTTCCCTTCTGA